The Helianthus annuus cultivar XRQ/B chromosome 15, HanXRQr2.0-SUNRISE, whole genome shotgun sequence genomic sequence TGTTATTAATTCGTTTAATTCAATATACTTACTCATTGTTTTTCTTCGGCTAATTTGGATTCGGATCCATCGGGATTTTTGTTCCATGGTGAGGGTTATTTGTGATCGAATATTTTTTTCGAGTTCATGTTATTCAGGATTATTCATGATTGGTTTGATACATGTTTGATTAGATATTAACATCATGACGTTACGGATTTGTCCAATGAATATGAACCTGTTTATCAAATTATGAATAGAACAAAAAATCAAGAATCAAAGTTAATTATGAAAAACATTTAGATTCTTAAATTTTAATCAATAAACCACTAAAGCCAACAATCAAGTAGGCACATAATTAATTAGCAACAATAACATCAAGTACTCAATAACTCAACTAATCAAGTAGTTGAAACTTATAAACAACACATATTTccattttaaaattttaaatagtTTAAAATGACTTAACAATATATGAAAACCTAATTGTAAAAACACGACTAATATGACAAAAATTGTTAAAAGCAAAGCACAAAGTGTAAATATCAAATTTGGTTAGAAAAACACCAATATTTatttaatagtaataaaataAAGTAATGATGACTTAAGAACATGCACGAAAAATCATAAGAGCACACACCGGAGGAGGTTGAAGGAAGGGTGTGAAGTGATACGTGGCAACCATGTTAGCTGGTGTGAAGAAAAAAACACAAGGTGGGAAAGTAGCGTGGAagagaataatttttttaaaaaaaataaacatcaacCAATCAAAACAAACCTAAACTACACCTACCAATCAAAAGTCTCCACCTCACCCACACATTTGCCTCAACGCCGATGGAAATCCTCAAGCCCCACCCATAACGCCGCCCTCCACACCATACGCGGGGTGGTGTTCCTGACGTGGAGGGGCTTCCACGCCCTTTTTCCACGCCCACACCGTATATCCGTAGATCCGAAAGCCATCTCCAAAATCTTGACAATAATATATTTAAAAgataagaaaaaaagaaaaaagagtaCCTTATGAAGCTATCTTTAGTGAGCGGACGACTCgtgaaatctaaaaaaaaaacatatgatTTATCTAGGGGTCCAAAAACATATAATTACATTGAGATTCTTTCCCTTAAAAACGATTACTTCTTAACGTATATTTTCTATATTGTCTATGATAATGTGTATGCATAGTTATAGACTATAAACCTCACCGCCAATAATCCCAACATCTAAATTACTTACAAATGATTTAGACTATTTTTTTTTCTAGAATTTGAGAGCCCTAGAAAAAAGAAGCTTAAGGGCACATGAAATTCAGTGACAACACGCTACTTGTGGGGCAAGTCCACTCCTTGGCTAACAGTGAGTTTCAACAAAATGGTGATCGTCAACCAAGATTCAACAAGGGATGTTATTACTTTGCCAATGATGCCGCAAGGAGGGAGAGAGAGGTCGGCCCTTTCCAATATTAACCAATCACATtttagttaagttttttttttaatttaatttctaaATTGATTGTGGCATGAGAAGCATGACTGACAGGCTGCATTTCCACTGATTTGGCAAGTTATAACAAATAAGAGACAAGTAGCGGTGAAAGTTGATTTGTTGAACACAAATGAGAGAGGTGTCTTGACAAATGTAACATGAAAGACAAACATTCCTCTCACCCTTAAACTCCTGCTTTATTTCACTCCTCCTTACCAACCTCTAAAATACATTAAGCGTTAAAGTTGTATTCACTACTATCAGGACCGGCTCTGGGCCCGGCAAACCCGTGCCGACGCTCGAGGCCCAAAATTTCATAGGGCCCGAAAAGTCTTTATaagcttgtatatatttattaaattatatatttggtATATTCATCCGTTTACTAAGCACAAAAATATTGGTGGTGTAGTGGCAAAACTCATCTCAAAATAATGTAAATGTCTCAAGTTTGAGTCTTTGCTCCATCATTAAGTTTTTATTGTTATAattcatttacccttaaccataattttgggcccaattctTTTCGTCGCCCAAGGCCTAAACTTTTTCAAGAGTTTTCGGGGACGGCTCTGACTACTATAGTTTTCACACTTAGTTATTAAACCTCCTAACCCTCAAAACCAATTGTAAAATTACATCATTCAAAAGTTTTataattaatttttatttaaactcaaaataaaaaaataaaaaaaacttttaattGGTTATCTTACCATCTTCAATAATATATCTTTAAGCACACAACCACACCAACCCCCCTTCGTCCCCACCACCTTCTCAATGTCTTCAAACTCTCACACTTCTTTTACAGCTATTACAAACAAACCCTATAATGAATGCTCTATATAACCATACTACAACTctcatcttcttcttcaccaCCATGAACTTAATCACACCCATCACCTTCACTATTCTCCTTACTTTTTGCTATGTTTCAGTTGCCAAGAAGAATACTTACATTGTCCACATGGCCAGTCACCGCATTCCGGCCAATTTCCACAACAACCACACGCACTGGTTCCACTCATCGCTACATTCGATATCCGAATCGGCAAACATGATCTACACTTACCACAACGTCATCCATGGTTTCTCAACAAAGCTATCCGCCCAACAAGCGAAATCACTTAAAAACCTTCCCGGAGTTCTTTCTGTGTTGCCGGAACTGCGATATGAGCTCCACATTACACGCACACCCGAGTTTCTCGGGCTCGAGCAAAACAACAACTTGTTGCCACAATCTTCCGGGGAAGGTGATGTCATTATTGGAATTTTGGATACCGGTGTCTGGCCGGAGAGTAAGAGCTTCGACGACACCGGTATGGGACCAGTTCCGCACGCGTGGAAAGGCGCGTGCGAAACTGGTACCAATTTCACGGTTTTTAATTGTAACCGGAAGTTGATTGGAGCACGGTTTTTCGCGAGTGGTTATGAGGCCACTGTGGGCCCCATTGATGAATCCAAGGAGAATAGATCTCCGAGAGATGATGATGGGCATGGGACCCACACTTCCACAACCACTGGTGGGTCGGTGGTTGCAGGAGCTAATTTATTGGGGTACGCCCCGGGTGTAGCCCGAGGAATGGCTCCCCGGGCTAGGGTTGCTGTGTACAAAGTTTGTTGGATGGGTGGTTGTTTTAGCTCGGATATATTAGCAGGTATGGATATGGCGGTCGCGGACAATGTTAATGTTCTGTCATTGTCGCTTGGCGGTGGAAGTGCGGAGTTTTACCGTGATAGTGTTGCGATCGGGGCGTTTGCGGCTATggaaaagggtatttttgtatCTTGCTCCGCGGGTAATGCCGGACCCGCTTCTTATACTTTATCTAACGTGTCGCCATGGATAACAACCGTCGGTGCCGGGACTTTGGACCGTGATTTTCCGGCTTATGTTAGTCTTGGTAACGGGAAAAACTACTCCGGTGTGTCGTTGTATAGAGGTCCAGCACTGTCGAATACAATGTTGCCGATTGTGTATGCTGGAAATGCGAGTAGTTCGACGAGTGGTGGTCTTTGTATGCCGGGGTCATTGATACCAGATATGGTGAAGGGAAAGATTGTACTTTGCGACCGTGGCATAAATTCTCGGGTTCAAAAGGGTTCGGTAGTCAAAGAAGCCGGTGCTTCGGGTATGGTTTTGACGAACACGGCAGCAAACGGTGAGGAACTTGTAGCGGACGCGCATTTATTACCCGCGACCTTGGTAGGTCTAAAAGCCGGTGACGAGATTCGGAAATATGTAACTTCCGATTCTAATCCAACGGCCACAATTTTGTTTGAAGGGACAAAACTAGGAATACAGTCGTCACCAATGGTGGCGGCTTTTAGTTCCCGCGGACCCAATACCATCACGCCAGAAATTCTAAAACCTGACATTCTGGCGCCAGGTGTCAACATTTTAGCAGGATGGTCTGGGTCCGCGGGACCTACCGGTTTATCAGAAGACACCCGGCGTGTAGAATTCAACATAATATCCGGCACGTCAATGTCATGTCCTCACGTGAGCGGACTTGCAGCTCTACTCAAGTCGGCTCATCCCGACTGGAGTCCAGCAGCCGTTAAGTCCGCTCTCATGACCACCGCTTACACGACATACAAAAACGGAAAAATGATTGAAGATCTCGCCACCGGCAACCCCTCCACCCCGTTCGACCACGGTGCTGGACACGTGGACCCGGTATCCGCCCTCGAACCCGGGTTGGTCTACGACATCACCGCCGACGACTACTTCGATTTCTTATGTGCACTAAACTACACAACAACACAAATCCAATTGATCACAAAAAGAAACACCACATGTGACTCTACTAAAACATACTCCGTAGGTAATCTCAACTACCCTTCTTTTGCGGTGGTTGTTCCATTGGATTCCGCCGGAAAAAGTGGTGCAACCACCGTGATTAACCACACAAGAACGTTAACTAATGTGGGTCCGGCTTCATCTACCTATAAAGTGTCCGCGTATTCCGGTAGTAATTCTGTAGGGATAACGGTGGTTCCGGAAACTTT encodes the following:
- the LOC110911034 gene encoding subtilisin-like protease SBT1.7, with protein sequence MNALYNHTTTLIFFFTTMNLITPITFTILLTFCYVSVAKKNTYIVHMASHRIPANFHNNHTHWFHSSLHSISESANMIYTYHNVIHGFSTKLSAQQAKSLKNLPGVLSVLPELRYELHITRTPEFLGLEQNNNLLPQSSGEGDVIIGILDTGVWPESKSFDDTGMGPVPHAWKGACETGTNFTVFNCNRKLIGARFFASGYEATVGPIDESKENRSPRDDDGHGTHTSTTTGGSVVAGANLLGYAPGVARGMAPRARVAVYKVCWMGGCFSSDILAGMDMAVADNVNVLSLSLGGGSAEFYRDSVAIGAFAAMEKGIFVSCSAGNAGPASYTLSNVSPWITTVGAGTLDRDFPAYVSLGNGKNYSGVSLYRGPALSNTMLPIVYAGNASSSTSGGLCMPGSLIPDMVKGKIVLCDRGINSRVQKGSVVKEAGASGMVLTNTAANGEELVADAHLLPATLVGLKAGDEIRKYVTSDSNPTATILFEGTKLGIQSSPMVAAFSSRGPNTITPEILKPDILAPGVNILAGWSGSAGPTGLSEDTRRVEFNIISGTSMSCPHVSGLAALLKSAHPDWSPAAVKSALMTTAYTTYKNGKMIEDLATGNPSTPFDHGAGHVDPVSALEPGLVYDITADDYFDFLCALNYTTTQIQLITKRNTTCDSTKTYSVGNLNYPSFAVVVPLDSAGKSGATTVINHTRTLTNVGPASSTYKVSAYSGSNSVGITVVPETLTFSQVNEKKVYTVVFTAGAMMVNSNVFGRIEWSDGKHVVGSPVVVSW